A region of Sulfurimonas sp. DNA encodes the following proteins:
- a CDS encoding flagellar hook-length control protein FliK → MISLETKADVTPSLPLSLSTPDEESTLSFSELLRGAGKKDDKVIQNGILVLSLGVDEKDIQTTLKSNKKQDTLLSLLKNDEAVNAETKETLELNPKLMQNLSSKELKILVADAKQYLKSKIMNSDGYKKLDLERFPKTLKGLASLAKKVGIDISKISIQEVRETNLKTNEIKVKNTDAKELKTTETKEQHLVNNKSTKVQKTQIIQSPTTQENTHKTTKTVKEVGTLKTHEDSTQEDKKTVVSKNIAEVKPTLLFKAQNIKEYTTEQIVQAKQFKIEVKTPKEKADDTLKLLLRGEKVTHSSLTADFSVATAKVIAPKITSDISKSLEVLLHGEKNESSQTNVKTDSISTHKTDSFEVKLNEAKQMIKYISQDVKTALQEYKSPFTRIKVQLNPQKLGEVDLTIVQRGKNLHVNISSNNTAINTLAMNASELKTQLSNSGINNATLNFNNSSQNSEQQSSQQQNRQNERKAEEEYAIHGQFDKEETNEEILSSLEIVVPNYA, encoded by the coding sequence ATGATTTCATTAGAAACAAAAGCTGATGTGACTCCATCTTTACCTTTAAGTTTATCTACTCCAGATGAAGAGTCAACGCTCTCTTTCTCGGAGCTGCTTAGAGGAGCCGGTAAGAAAGATGATAAAGTTATTCAGAATGGTATTTTAGTCTTATCTCTTGGCGTAGATGAAAAAGATATACAAACTACTTTAAAATCAAATAAAAAACAAGACACACTCCTTTCTTTATTAAAAAATGATGAAGCAGTAAATGCAGAGACTAAAGAAACTTTAGAATTAAATCCAAAGTTAATGCAAAACTTGAGTTCAAAAGAATTAAAAATTTTAGTAGCAGATGCTAAACAATATCTCAAGTCTAAAATTATGAATAGTGATGGTTATAAAAAACTAGATTTAGAAAGATTTCCTAAAACGCTAAAAGGGCTAGCATCATTAGCTAAGAAAGTTGGTATTGATATCTCTAAAATAAGTATACAAGAGGTAAGAGAAACAAACTTAAAAACAAATGAAATAAAAGTAAAAAACACAGATGCTAAAGAGTTAAAAACAACGGAGACTAAAGAACAACATCTTGTAAATAATAAAAGTACAAAAGTACAAAAAACACAAATAATACAAAGTCCAACAACTCAAGAAAATACTCATAAAACAACAAAAACAGTGAAAGAGGTTGGCACACTAAAGACTCATGAAGACAGCACCCAAGAAGATAAAAAAACAGTTGTTAGTAAAAATATTGCAGAAGTAAAACCAACTCTACTTTTCAAAGCACAAAATATTAAAGAGTATACAACAGAGCAAATAGTTCAGGCAAAACAGTTTAAAATAGAAGTAAAAACACCAAAAGAAAAAGCAGATGATACTCTTAAGCTACTGCTCCGTGGTGAAAAAGTGACTCATAGTTCTTTAACAGCGGATTTTTCCGTAGCAACAGCTAAAGTAATAGCTCCAAAAATAACAAGTGATATATCAAAATCATTAGAAGTTTTACTTCATGGTGAAAAAAATGAATCATCTCAAACAAATGTAAAAACAGATTCTATCTCAACACATAAAACAGATAGTTTTGAAGTGAAGTTAAACGAAGCTAAACAGATGATTAAGTATATTTCACAAGATGTAAAAACAGCATTGCAGGAGTATAAGTCACCATTTACTAGAATTAAAGTTCAATTAAATCCTCAGAAACTTGGAGAGGTTGATTTAACTATTGTTCAAAGAGGTAAAAATTTACATGTAAATATTAGCTCAAACAATACAGCAATAAATACTCTTGCAATGAATGCAAGTGAGTTAAAAACCCAACTAAGTAACAGTGGAATAAATAATGCTACATTAAACTTTAATAACTCTTCACAAAACAGTGAACAACAATCTTCACAGCAACAAAACCGCCAAAATGAGCGAAAAGCTGAAGAAGAATATGCGATTCACGGGCAATTTGATAAGGAAGAGACAAATGAAGAGATTTTAAGCTCTTTAGAAATTGTAGTTCCTAACTACGCATAA
- the dnaG gene encoding DNA primase → MIAQDSIEALKARLDIVDVVGSYVELKKAGANYKAPCPFHDEKSPSFVVSPQKQIYHCFGCGAGGDSIKFTMEYEKLNYPEALEKLADTYNFILSYTDNKHNKPRSQLMDKLNEWYQNLLTSKQTALAYIKERGIYEGSVEKFGIGYAPDTSSTINYITSEQFSINEAVEMGVVGYNEDNRTSYARFIERVTFPIHSANGSIVGFGGRTITGHQAKYVNSPQTSFFNKSRLLYAYHHAKQTLYKTKEIIVTEGYLDVIMLHQAGFTNAVATLGTALTQEHLPLLRKGEPRIVMAYDGDKAGRTAALKASRLLSAGGFRGGVVIFSDGLDPADMVNKGAVEELSNMFREAKSFIEFVLEEILSSYNLRDPKEKEDCMQDGVSFLKTLSPLLQEEYKTFLASRLGGLGVSPSLVKITQTVSNQNTPLIQKNTHKDMWELSLIKTVLEHPELINQILDALDATLLQFHSQEFSLALLGKTDEPQIMAIMVDEQIKALKDEEALKAELIIFLTRHYERELKRVPLQNSIPFEEKAFYIRKIHRKIMKLKQGELVPFED, encoded by the coding sequence ATGATAGCGCAAGACTCCATAGAAGCTCTAAAAGCACGACTTGATATAGTTGATGTAGTTGGTTCTTATGTGGAGCTAAAAAAAGCAGGTGCAAACTACAAAGCACCTTGCCCTTTTCACGATGAGAAATCCCCATCTTTTGTAGTAAGTCCTCAAAAACAAATATATCACTGTTTTGGTTGTGGTGCTGGTGGAGATAGCATCAAGTTTACTATGGAGTATGAAAAACTAAACTACCCAGAAGCTTTAGAAAAGTTAGCAGATACTTATAATTTTATACTTTCATACACAGATAACAAACATAATAAACCTCGTTCTCAACTAATGGATAAATTAAACGAGTGGTATCAAAACTTACTAACATCAAAACAAACGGCACTAGCATATATAAAAGAGCGTGGCATCTATGAAGGAAGTGTAGAAAAGTTTGGAATCGGTTATGCTCCAGATACTTCCTCAACAATCAACTATATAACATCCGAGCAATTTAGTATAAATGAAGCTGTTGAGATGGGAGTTGTTGGGTACAATGAAGATAACAGAACTTCTTATGCAAGGTTCATTGAGCGGGTTACTTTTCCTATACATTCAGCGAATGGTTCAATTGTTGGTTTTGGCGGAAGAACTATAACAGGACATCAAGCAAAGTATGTGAACTCCCCACAAACATCTTTTTTTAATAAATCTCGCCTCTTATATGCTTATCATCATGCCAAACAAACACTATATAAAACAAAAGAAATAATCGTTACAGAGGGTTATCTTGATGTTATTATGCTTCATCAAGCAGGTTTTACAAATGCAGTTGCAACTTTGGGAACAGCACTAACACAAGAGCATTTACCGCTTTTAAGAAAAGGAGAGCCAAGAATTGTTATGGCTTACGATGGAGATAAAGCAGGTAGAACAGCCGCTCTTAAAGCATCTAGGCTATTGAGTGCTGGTGGATTTAGAGGAGGAGTAGTCATTTTTTCAGATGGCCTCGACCCTGCTGATATGGTAAATAAAGGAGCTGTTGAAGAATTGTCAAATATGTTTAGAGAGGCAAAATCTTTTATAGAGTTTGTGCTAGAAGAGATTTTATCTTCATACAATCTTCGTGATCCAAAAGAAAAAGAAGATTGTATGCAAGATGGAGTATCTTTTTTAAAGACTCTTTCTCCTCTTCTACAAGAAGAGTATAAAACTTTTTTGGCTTCTCGTTTGGGTGGATTGGGTGTTAGTCCTTCTTTAGTTAAGATTACGCAAACAGTTTCAAATCAAAATACCCCTTTAATTCAAAAAAACACTCATAAAGATATGTGGGAACTAAGTTTAATAAAGACAGTTTTGGAGCATCCAGAATTAATTAACCAAATCTTAGATGCTCTTGATGCAACTCTTTTACAGTTTCATTCACAAGAATTTTCTCTTGCCCTTTTGGGTAAAACAGATGAACCACAAATAATGGCAATTATGGTTGACGAACAGATAAAAGCATTAAAAGATGAAGAGGCTTTAAAAGCAGAACTCATTATATTTTTAACAAGACACTATGAGAGAGAATTGAAAAGAGTACCGCTACAAAATTCTATCCCTTTTGAGGAAAAAGCATTTTATATTCGAAAGATTCATAGAAAGATAATGAAGCTAAAACAAGGCGAATTAGTACCTTTTGAAGACTAA
- the rpsU gene encoding 30S ribosomal protein S21: protein MPGIVLRSDDNFDASYRRFKKQTDRNLIVTEARARRFHETETEKRKKFKIASRKKMLKRLYMMRRYESRL from the coding sequence ATGCCAGGAATAGTACTTCGTTCAGATGATAATTTTGATGCATCTTACCGCCGTTTCAAGAAGCAGACTGACCGTAACTTAATAGTTACTGAAGCTCGTGCTCGCCGTTTCCATGAAACAGAAACTGAAAAGCGTAAGAAATTCAAAATAGCTTCTCGTAAGAAAATGCTTAAGCGTCTTTATATGATGAGACGCTACGAATCACGCCTATAA
- a CDS encoding FAD-dependent thymidylate synthase produces MEQMYGIEYSKPEVILLQDTGIGVAETAARTCYDSFSNSENEVINYIEDNLPDANMCDDINSIEDSSLLGDLSWTYFHHSILEHANLSFLIRGTSRGVLQEHARHRIQAISVRSTRYTMSSIINAFVAAQGDKEFFINKILSFDMFVTCDEGYNRVEIASMFDKLSYQQTKVEDFNSISVAKSSLGFLQDFKNDSDGLFVALQAGKKKRNVGDAFKHIITDNVKVDMVVTFNLRSLKNYFTLRDSGAAYFQIRWLAQEMMKVTPSKYLDLIVKKK; encoded by the coding sequence ATGGAACAAATGTATGGCATCGAGTATTCTAAACCAGAAGTGATTTTACTTCAAGATACTGGTATCGGTGTTGCAGAAACAGCGGCTAGAACTTGTTATGACTCTTTTTCAAATAGTGAAAATGAAGTTATAAACTATATCGAAGATAATCTCCCAGATGCAAATATGTGTGATGATATAAACTCAATCGAGGACTCAAGTCTTTTGGGCGATTTATCTTGGACATATTTTCATCACTCTATTTTAGAACATGCTAATTTATCTTTTTTAATAAGAGGAACATCAAGAGGAGTTCTTCAAGAACATGCCCGTCATCGCATCCAAGCCATAAGTGTTAGAAGCACTCGTTATACGATGAGTTCAATCATAAATGCTTTTGTAGCCGCACAAGGTGATAAAGAATTTTTTATAAATAAGATTTTGAGTTTTGATATGTTTGTTACTTGTGATGAGGGTTATAACAGAGTTGAGATAGCATCTATGTTTGATAAGCTAAGCTATCAGCAAACAAAGGTAGAAGATTTCAATTCTATCTCTGTTGCCAAAAGTTCTCTTGGATTTTTGCAGGATTTTAAAAATGATTCAGATGGGCTTTTTGTGGCGCTTCAAGCTGGAAAGAAAAAAAGAAATGTTGGAGATGCTTTTAAGCATATAATTACGGATAATGTAAAAGTTGATATGGTTGTTACTTTTAATCTTAGAAGTTTAAAAAACTATTTTACACTTAGAGATAGTGGTGCCGCATATTTTCAAATTCGTTGGCTTGCTCAAGAGATGATGAAAGTTACTCCTAGTAAATATTTAGATTTGATTGTAAAGAAGAAGTGA
- a CDS encoding dGTP triphosphohydrolase, translated as MQSNERFHKIDKDFRNPYARDRDRIIHSGSFRKLEYKTQVFLNQEGDFFRTRLTHSLEVSQIARSITSHLGLRESLAEAIALAHDLGHTPFGHIGGDTLDKCLKEDGFKNGFEHNYQSFRVVSSLEKRYKNFDGLNLTFATLEGILKHSYPYKKSFLPSWIDEKFNLDTHPSVEAMIVDRADEIAYMSHDIDDGINSGLISFDDLRESELIQEILQKVYDEDISQDEDEMFRYRFSSHFINHLVYSLLDYSRKKIEAKEEFPIGFDATLETKIKKLKKLLLNKLYQHKEIVIRMFAGKQAIKGLYSALMQEQKMLPKLYFEQLEKRHEHRVVADYIASMSDRYALSFYNEMYGKL; from the coding sequence ATGCAATCTAATGAACGATTTCATAAGATAGACAAGGATTTTAGAAATCCTTATGCGAGAGATAGAGATAGAATTATTCACTCTGGAAGCTTTAGAAAACTGGAATACAAAACACAAGTTTTTTTAAATCAAGAAGGTGATTTTTTTAGAACTCGCTTAACTCACTCTTTAGAAGTTTCTCAAATCGCACGATCTATTACTTCTCATTTAGGTTTAAGAGAATCCTTAGCAGAAGCCATAGCTTTAGCACACGATTTAGGGCATACCCCTTTTGGACATATTGGTGGAGATACTTTAGATAAGTGTTTAAAAGAAGATGGTTTTAAAAATGGTTTTGAGCATAATTATCAAAGCTTTAGAGTTGTATCATCTTTAGAAAAAAGATATAAAAATTTTGATGGATTAAATTTAACCTTTGCTACATTAGAAGGAATTTTAAAACATTCATATCCCTATAAAAAAAGTTTTCTGCCATCTTGGATAGATGAAAAATTTAATCTTGATACGCATCCATCTGTTGAAGCTATGATAGTTGACCGTGCTGATGAAATTGCTTACATGAGTCATGATATAGATGATGGTATAAACTCTGGACTTATAAGTTTTGATGACTTAAGAGAGAGTGAATTAATACAAGAAATACTGCAAAAAGTTTATGATGAAGATATATCACAAGATGAAGATGAGATGTTTCGTTATCGTTTTAGCTCACATTTTATAAATCATCTTGTATATTCTCTTTTGGATTACTCAAGAAAAAAAATAGAAGCTAAAGAGGAGTTTCCTATAGGTTTTGATGCTACATTAGAAACGAAAATAAAAAAGCTAAAAAAGCTACTTTTGAATAAACTTTACCAGCATAAAGAGATAGTTATTCGAATGTTTGCAGGAAAACAGGCAATAAAAGGTCTTTACAGCGCTTTAATGCAAGAGCAAAAAATGTTACCTAAATTATATTTTGAGCAGTTAGAAAAAAGACACGAACACCGTGTAGTAGCGGATTACATAGCATCTATGAGCGACAGATATGCACTGAGTTTTTACAATGAAATGTATGGAAAACTATAA
- a CDS encoding flagellar hook capping FlgD N-terminal domain-containing protein, whose protein sequence is MAINAVGQDLATYGRVQTKKDTENKGILGKDDFMKLLLVQLQHQDPTEPMDSQTILTQTSQLATLEASGNTNKALTNLATSLKASQNFSSVAAIGKTADLGSNAIGYKKMSTSTFEVYFPQEIKVGTVEILDNKGKIIATMPIDMKDKDGKALDKKASGVYKFDWDGKLTGGATAESGIYYVTVSYKNPKGEAQTTRLGTYPITAVRFEDGNVQVKLGSNYVPLNKVKEIY, encoded by the coding sequence ATGGCAATTAATGCAGTAGGTCAAGACCTAGCGACATATGGTAGGGTACAGACGAAAAAAGATACCGAAAATAAAGGTATTTTAGGCAAAGATGATTTTATGAAACTTCTTTTAGTGCAGCTTCAGCATCAGGACCCGACAGAGCCTATGGATAGTCAAACTATTTTAACTCAGACTTCTCAGCTAGCAACCTTGGAAGCTTCGGGAAATACCAATAAAGCTTTAACAAACTTAGCTACTTCTTTAAAGGCATCCCAAAATTTTTCATCAGTTGCAGCAATTGGTAAAACGGCAGATTTAGGAAGCAATGCTATCGGATATAAGAAAATGTCTACAAGTACATTTGAAGTTTATTTCCCACAAGAGATAAAAGTTGGTACTGTAGAAATTCTAGATAATAAAGGTAAAATAATTGCTACTATGCCTATTGACATGAAGGATAAAGATGGTAAAGCCTTAGATAAAAAGGCTTCTGGTGTGTATAAGTTTGATTGGGATGGTAAACTTACAGGCGGGGCTACTGCTGAAAGTGGAATATATTATGTGACTGTTAGTTATAAGAATCCAAAGGGAGAAGCTCAAACTACTAGACTTGGAACTTATCCGATAACAGCCGTAAGGTTTGAAGATGGTAATGTACAAGTTAAACTAGGTTCAAACTATGTTCCATTAAATAAGGTAAAAGAAATTTATTAA
- a CDS encoding multiheme c-type cytochrome, translated as MKKIIYITLALLMSSFAYANESKVCQKCHPIIYDEYCKSSHRKASTVNNPIHKALWDKHPKGTDGYSCAKCHSPSDKELMQTGILKDNKIQREEPISCVYCHTIKTVEEGDSSNTNLITNKNREFYTAQKEKKGSKKAEYATKSSFFGLVKVSQNSPFHKIDYNNENYYNGNVCMGCHSHVNNEHNFDITMLDAMIDKKDKNTCVTCHMPQVSGTKVTLNESKTHAFHGIAGIYHMNKEMGKYIDFSIKRQENNFSVKIINKSNHALFGQAFREGVLQVNILRDSKTINLKPFIFTRILAKDGKEVMPWLANETLKDTLIYAKKDVTFKSKILTGDKVTLILGVRRISKEAAKKLNLQNNKEVTKLKILKTESFNF; from the coding sequence ATGAAAAAAATAATATATATAACACTCGCTCTCTTAATGTCCTCATTTGCTTACGCAAATGAAAGTAAAGTTTGTCAAAAATGTCATCCTATCATATATGATGAATACTGCAAGTCTTCGCATCGCAAAGCTTCAACTGTAAATAATCCTATTCATAAAGCCCTTTGGGACAAACATCCTAAAGGGACAGATGGATATAGCTGTGCTAAGTGTCACTCTCCAAGTGACAAAGAACTTATGCAAACAGGTATTTTAAAAGATAATAAAATTCAAAGAGAAGAGCCTATCTCTTGTGTCTATTGTCATACTATCAAAACAGTAGAAGAAGGGGATAGTTCAAACACTAACCTAATAACAAATAAAAATAGAGAATTTTATACTGCGCAAAAAGAAAAAAAAGGCTCAAAAAAAGCTGAATATGCAACAAAAAGCTCATTTTTTGGCTTGGTTAAAGTGTCACAAAACTCACCTTTCCATAAGATAGACTATAATAATGAAAACTACTATAATGGAAATGTTTGTATGGGTTGTCATTCGCATGTAAATAATGAGCATAATTTTGATATTACAATGCTAGATGCTATGATTGACAAGAAAGATAAAAATACTTGTGTAACTTGTCATATGCCACAGGTCAGCGGAACAAAAGTTACTTTAAATGAGAGCAAAACTCACGCTTTTCATGGGATTGCTGGCATCTATCATATGAATAAAGAGATGGGTAAATATATTGATTTTAGTATAAAAAGACAAGAAAATAATTTTAGTGTAAAAATCATAAACAAATCAAATCATGCTCTTTTTGGTCAAGCTTTTAGAGAGGGTGTTTTACAGGTCAATATTTTAAGAGATTCCAAAACCATCAACTTAAAACCTTTTATCTTTACAAGAATTTTAGCAAAAGATGGAAAAGAAGTTATGCCTTGGTTAGCGAATGAAACACTAAAAGACACTCTAATCTATGCGAAAAAAGATGTGACTTTTAAGAGTAAAATTTTAACTGGGGATAAAGTGACATTAATTTTAGGAGTTAGAAGAATTTCTAAGGAAGCAGCTAAAAAACTAAATCTTCAAAACAATAAAGAAGTAACAAAATTAAAAATTCTTAAGACAGAATCTTTTAATTTTTAG
- a CDS encoding PhnA domain-containing protein: protein MSIEKELISRSGNKCELCTNIEDLSVVEVSPSDGSADKAIYICEKCSSEISKETDFDENHFNCLNDSMWSEVPAVVVTTYRLLNALNRQDLVDMMYMEEDVKTYANAQKIGVDADALIYKDANGVTLRAGDAVVITKDLDVKGTGFTAKRGTAVRNIGLVANDSEHIEGRVNGVKIHILTKFLKKS, encoded by the coding sequence ATGAGTATAGAAAAAGAGTTAATATCAAGAAGTGGAAATAAGTGTGAACTTTGTACAAATATCGAAGATTTAAGTGTTGTAGAAGTTTCTCCATCTGATGGTAGTGCTGATAAGGCTATTTATATTTGTGAAAAATGTTCTAGTGAGATATCTAAAGAAACAGATTTTGATGAAAATCATTTTAACTGTTTAAACGATAGTATGTGGAGTGAAGTTCCTGCTGTTGTTGTTACGACTTATCGTCTTTTAAATGCTCTTAATCGTCAAGATTTAGTTGATATGATGTATATGGAAGAAGATGTAAAGACTTATGCGAATGCACAAAAGATTGGAGTAGATGCAGATGCTCTTATTTATAAAGATGCAAATGGAGTAACACTTAGAGCTGGAGATGCTGTTGTAATTACAAAAGATTTAGATGTAAAAGGAACAGGTTTTACAGCAAAACGCGGTACGGCAGTTAGAAATATAGGTCTGGTTGCAAATGATTCAGAGCATATTGAAGGTCGCGTAAATGGTGTTAAGATTCATATACTTACAAAATTTTTAAAAAAGTCGTAA